TCATTTCGGCGGCAAAGGCGGGGTTTGGGATGGAGTTTGCCACCGGCGAAGATGGGGTTGATTTTAATCGATATACCCTCTCTAGTGGCAGCAACATCGGTCCTTCGCTTTATTGGGGAACCGGTTATAGTTGGGTGAATTCCGAGGAGGACAACTACGACAAACTTACATCATGGTCATTGGGCTTGATGTTGCGCCGACGATACCTATCAGCCGGCATCGTTGCCCGAGACCTGAACCGTCCCCGTTTTCATGCAGAAAAACTGGGTAGAACCTACGACTTCGGGGTGGCAATTCGACCCAGTACGTCCCGTCTAACCCTCTCAGTTGATGCCCGAAAAATCGAAAAGGTCAAGGGAGTGGATTTTAACCTTGCCGTTGAGGTGCGCCCCTTGCGTTGGATAACATTGCGCGGCAGCGTGAACGACGATACCAGCTTTGACATCCGCTTTGCGATCAACTTCCGGCAGTTTGGGCTGGGAATCTATAATCGTTTCGACGAAAATCAGGAGTATCAACGAACCGTGGGATATATGTCCATTTCTCAAGCGCTTCATACAACCCGACACATACGCCGCAGGGCGTTCCTAGATGTGCAAATGAGTCAGATTGAAAAAACTCTCAAAGTTGCCAAAAGAGATCGAGAAATCGTAGGGGCGTTGGTCAAGATCGGAGGCAGTCGCTACGGTATCGGACGCTTGCAGGAGATGCGTGATGCCATCTTGGACTTTAAGGAGAGCGGCAAGAAGGTCGTCGGCTATATGACCACCTGTTCGACAGGTAATTATCTGCTTGCATCGGTCTGCGATCGGATCGTACTGCACCCGTCCGGCGAAGTGCGTTTGATTGGATTGCGCTCAGAGATTGCGTTCTACAAAGGGGTACTCGACAAACTCGGTATACGGGCGGATCTGGAGCATATCGGCGAGTACAAATCGGCGTCGGACGCCTTCACACGGGAAGAGATGTCGGAAGCACACCGTGAAGTACAAAACGCAATCCTTGATGATCTATACGATCAGTTGACGCAGTCGATTGCGGATAAGCGGAGTTGGACCCAAGATGATGTAAAGCGCCTGATTGATCAGGGACCCTTTACAGCGAAACAAGCGTTAGCGCACGGTATTGTCGATCAGCTGGCATATCGTGATCAACTCAGAAGCATAGCGAATGATCTCACAGGAAAGGATTGC
This is a stretch of genomic DNA from Candidatus Poribacteria bacterium. It encodes these proteins:
- the sppA gene encoding signal peptide peptidase SppA — protein: MNKTHLFFAAILSVLINCQLATADSPKVSAPLPSNSVAISDDALATFFNPAGLGAGGRGFNLHYLRAAESDFGVDDALFISAAKAGFGMEFATGEDGVDFNRYTLSSGSNIGPSLYWGTGYSWVNSEEDNYDKLTSWSLGLMLRRRYLSAGIVARDLNRPRFHAEKLGRTYDFGVAIRPSTSRLTLSVDARKIEKVKGVDFNLAVEVRPLRWITLRGSVNDDTSFDIRFAINFRQFGLGIYNRFDENQEYQRTVGYMSISQALHTTRHIRRRAFLDVQMSQIEKTLKVAKRDREIVGALVKIGGSRYGIGRLQEMRDAILDFKESGKKVVGYMTTCSTGNYLLASVCDRIVLHPSGEVRLIGLRSEIAFYKGVLDKLGIRADLEHIGEYKSASDAFTREEMSEAHREVQNAILDDLYDQLTQSIADKRSWTQDDVKRLIDQGPFTAKQALAHGIVDQLAYRDQLRSIANDLTGKDCRLVKANQYLGIIEYEHDWEVPLPKIAIIEAEGMMMTGDSFTDPFTGTKTMGSTTITRAIRNVRKDSSVKAVVLRIDSVGGLVVAADTIWRELIRLKDVKPLVVSMGDVAGSGGYYIAVPADVIVAEPGTITGSIGVVSGKYSLKGLYDKIGLHKEVLKRGKHADFYSDYGDYPAEERKIIQAQIKEIYEDFIGKVADGRGMTKEAVNEIGKGRIWTGKQAKEIGLVDELGGLNLALSIARKKAGLARKKVQLIRLPQQGVWEQWLEALHTIRLNHSRVNWKLPTLAEAVMEHRNFLVMPYTVQIND